A window of Candidatus Rokuibacteriota bacterium contains these coding sequences:
- a CDS encoding heavy metal-responsive transcriptional regulator, with translation MRSAGLKIGDLAGRCGVSAKAIRFYEAAGVLPPPARGPNGYRLYASDAVDMLRFIKQAQGLGLTLAEIKEIVGIRQGGRPPCGHVYQLLRDKAAELDRKLNDLMVLRRRIRQSLAAWGRRPMRNAAVCPHIELSEGSSGKKSRRV, from the coding sequence ATGCGAAGTGCTGGGCTCAAGATCGGCGACCTGGCCGGGCGATGCGGAGTGAGCGCCAAGGCGATTCGGTTCTACGAAGCCGCAGGGGTCCTGCCGCCGCCGGCGCGGGGCCCGAACGGCTACCGCCTCTATGCCAGCGACGCCGTGGACATGCTCCGGTTCATCAAGCAGGCGCAGGGGCTGGGCCTCACGCTGGCCGAGATCAAAGAGATCGTGGGGATCCGGCAGGGCGGCCGGCCTCCGTGCGGGCATGTCTATCAGCTGTTGCGAGACAAGGCGGCTGAGCTGGACCGAAAGCTGAACGACCTCATGGTGCTCCGCCGCCGGATTCGCCAGAGTTTGGCGGCGTGGGGACGGCGGCCCATGAGGAACGCGGCGGTGTGCCCTCATATCGAACTATCGGAGGGCTCAAGCGGGAAGAAATCACGGAGGGTGTGA